The sequence TCTCTTAACTAACTACCACTAGGGTTGTTGTTGAGGTTGAGCCGCCATGGAACAAGTTAGGTCTACCACTGCTTGGGTCGCTACTCAATCCTCTCATGTCACCGTCGATTTCTCAGGTCTCTCCACATTCTCTTCGTGTTTTCCATTTTACCTTTCTCAAACGAATGCATTTCCGTCCCGCGTTGaatttattacttattatttttttaatctcaaattaGTTAGAATCGGTTATATGAATCCTCTCTGTCCATTGCTCTTAGATATCTGCAATGCTCTCTGTTTTCTTATTTTACTAGGCTTTTTGATATGCCATTTGGAATCATGAGATCAACATTTCGACATACATCGTTggtttcaaatttttaaaaatgtaaagCTTGATGCATAAGTttgtattttatgaaaaaaaaaaacctattGTCTTAAAttttgcaaagaaaataaaagacgAGTGCTCATGCTTGGCTTGAAGAGATTGTATGTACCATGTGACATGATTATGTCAAAGACTAGCTAGTTACGGCTATTGTTGACTAGTGTATCCTTACAAATTACGTGTATTTGTAAGTTTGTAATTGTAAACATTTGTTTATAAAATGAACATGGAGATATGTGATTTATGAATGTGGCATAGATTGTTTATGAACTATGGTTTGCTCAGATTCCTGATGATTGGATCAACTTGTGggattttcatgtttatgagaaaaaaaatactaacttAAGAAATCCAAATTGCATGTCCAAGCAAAACTTCGACTTCAAATCATGTCCAAAGGGGGCCTTAGAATCACGTTTAATGGTCATTTAAAATGGGTTGTATTTGATGTATAAGATAATATTTTGGTTTCTGTTATGTGTAGGCATTGAGAAGGTAGCTGAAACTATGAAGAATTCAATACCGAAAGTGGAGTGGGATTTCGAAGGGATTCACTATTTTGATAATGGGCCACTCACTGTTCAGTACTTGCTCGTCTTGGATACATTGAATTTCTGCTTCTGGCCAGGTACTTTAATAAGTTTACCATTTAGCTAGCATAAGCAACCTTGTTAATTTTTTCCGATGCTAAGGTTGTTATATTGCTTTACCAATGACAAATGGTCGTTTCAAATTTTTTGTATACaagtttttttatatttatttattttttatagtagtaTAGCTAGATTTTCTTCTGATTCCATGTGTGTCTGTTTGGGTGCACGCGAGCATTTGGCTCTCTATTGACCTTTGGTTTGAGAAGTTGTCCACTTACACAAAGTGTTACTCTTTTACAAAGCCATCATCTACCTTTCTATGCTAACTTTCCCTCTTGTAAAGAACAAGGTatcatatgtataatactctttTCATTAATTCCACTATATTCAACTTACTAGgtatatgtttcatatttttattatctgTCTTCTTCCATATGTCGTGATGGTACCATATCTTTGACCATGTTTGTTAGTTATCTGAAAATAAGCTTGTTCCTTTCCTGTAATATTTTCACGAGGACCAATCAAAGAATCTGTATGTTGCTATTCAGACAAAAACACTAATGAAAGAAATAGTTTGCTCTTTATTTCTTGGGGTTGGGAGCATGATAGACATAAGTGCTGGGAAACTTCAGGGTTATACTTAGGCAAAAAGTAAGTGGTATCTTCTAACTTCTTTTCCTTGAACTTGCCCATTTATGTCAATCAAGAAAGTTTGTAATACAGAACCCTATTCATGATGCTTGATTCTAGGGCTTCGTTAAAGTTTCTTATAGCAGTTTTGTTTTCAGTTGTTTGGAAGTATTCTCTGGCCTATTGACTTCTTACTTGCATCTAATTGCAGACGAGGAGATGAGTTATGATCATCTGGCATCTGGATTAAAGGCTACTCTTGAAAGTGACAAATCTGCATTTGATGCTGATCGTCTACAGAAATATACGGGTAAGCAGGTTTCTTTGGCACTCTGCCTACCTGAAATACGCTTGAATTTCCGTAGTAAAGAATACTTAGAGATGGGAGTGCTAGTAAATTTCTCATCCCTGGGAGGAGTTCAACCGCTCGAACTCAAAGAGACGAGCCTAACAGTGCCCCAACTCAAAATAGTTTGCTTCTGTACTCCACCCATCTCATGTACTAGTGGCATGCAACTCTTGGTGTCCACTGATTCACTCCGGGGTTCTGTATAAGATGTTCACCGAACAGTTTCTCAATTTGTATACAAAGGTGGTCCCTTAAGAATGGGGATgagtttctctcttttttttgaaTACCTAACCGACAATCCAATCCCTTTCTACTCCAACTATTTGTGATCATTAAGCTTAAGGTCCTCACTAAATATTAAAAGTAAGGGAATCCAAGATTAAAAAcacatgtatcatgttttagtctTCAGTTGAAATCTTCCTTTCTTCTTTGAAGTAGCTCATTGCCTCAACAAAAAAATTGTGGGGAATCCTAGTTTAAAACCGCTAAAATGGAACTCTCTATATATCTTTAGAGTTAAACACCTATTGTAAATTTATTCCACATCCTCAAGGTTAAATCAGGAAATGGTAAAGGATTATAGTTGATGTAGCAATAGAGACACATAAGATTTATAAAATATTAGAGGGATCATAACAGATGCAGCAAAAATGACACATAGGATTAATAGATATTAGAGCTTAGAACAGAAGTAATTACCTAGAAGTAATTATGTTAAACAACTCACAGTTGCTTTATATAAATAGTTTGGCAAATGTCTTGAATGTGTTTAAGTTATAAAATTTTGTAGCCTTTCCcttgcatatttttttgaaataatctcaTTTCGAACACCAATTATTAGGTCCTCAGTTGAGGAAAATGTTGAACTGGTCAAGACCACTGCCTTTGGAGGATGAACGGGTGCGCTTATTGCATGAGGTACACTTCTTAATTCTTGATTTGGTGTTACACGCATTCTTTTAATGTTCCAGTAGGTCGTAGTTTTTTTTTTCCGAATTATATGCATTTTCTTAATGTTCCAGAAGTCATGATTTGCtgtgaattataaaatattgTGATCTCCTAAGATTGTTAGCAGCTAATAGCTATGTGAAATCAATGTTAAGGTTGGTCTTGAGCTTGAGAAGAGCTTTGAGGGAAAGGCATCCAAACTTGTGGAGTCCTGCGACAACTCTGCTGCAAAGCTTGTAGCTCTTATGACAAGCCACTTCCCTGGTATTGTTGTTTTCTATAGTTTTTCTTTTACATGTCAAGTTTGATCATTATTTCCGACAATGAGATGCAATCATATATGTATCCTTGCTTATTTTACTGTTGCAGGCTTCCGTGATCACACGGTGTACAAAGGCCACCAGATTTTCTTGTATAAAAGAGCTCAAATTTTTGCTGCTGATTTGTGGGGTGCATTTAAGGGTCAAGGATATGGTGATTTTGAAGACATAAGTTCAATAACCATATTTGCTGATTATATTGTTCCAGCTGTCCTTCAGCAACTTGGAGTGCTGAGATATCGTTCATCCCTGGATAATATCATCAAGAAAAATACTGAAATTATCTCAGGCAGTGAGGAGGAGGTAGAACTTCGAGCCTGCTCTGTTTATGCTGTGGAGAAAATAAAGGAGTTGATCAGTAAAAAGACTGGGAAGCAGGTTGGTCTTGCTCATTGCTATTGTTGTCCTGTTTTTTCAGTGGTTCAATTTGATGATTCCTAATATACACTCGCCCAATTTATAGAATGAATATGTATTTTCTTGCATGGTTAAAGCTTGGTGTCTCCTATTTGCTGGTTTGTGAGTAGACATGCAATACTTAATTTAAGTATATTCCCTATACCTCACATAGAAGACCAATTATTTCCTGAATTTGCTGATAGATGACTTGACTTCATAAAATAATCTAGGATATAAAAATCATTCTTTTAGCTTTAACAGTTAAGCGACTGATATTAACTAAAATCCTGGCCATCTAAATTGTTGGTGTTAGATCATTGATGAATACTCATTGATTTAAAATGTACAAAGTGTAACGAATTTTCCATTTTGTATGAGTTCTCCGCCTATTGGAacaagaaatcataaaaataagtaaatttggCATCTTTTTTGATACTCCAAGTTAGTCTTTTTTCATATCTGTCATCCTAGAGCTTTTATGAAGTATAAATAAAAAGCTTTATCATAAAATTTTTGTCATCCTTTGTCTATTTCGCTTGATACTTCTGGGTATTGGGAACTGTTCATAGTGCGGTAAACAGTAGCATACAGCTTAGGTGCCGGTTTTTGTGTCATGTTGCTAGAAGAGTAGAGGGAAAATGGAAGACAATCTCCCCATGTGGTGCCCTTGTTTTTCTCATTGTTCAAGACTATTTAGATTTTAAGCTTATAACCAAGGCAAGTACCAGCTAAGTTTCTTCCTTATATTATGTTGGCGTCTCAAAGTGTGTATCTATAACTGGCGTTAAAAtacaaggaaaaataaaaaggtttCTCGTTACATGTCCAATGATTAAGGTAAGTTATATATGAGCTAAGAtctatatactccctccgtcccaaattatgtgtcatcatttcctttttaatccgtcccaaaataagtgtcgcctttccttatttggcaactttttaaaggcacaattacccttttacctttattggtcccacttaattaaaaaaaaaaaagatattgacacattttttgataaaggataatttggtgaACTTTACCAagtggcgacacataaaatgggatagAGGGAGTACCTTATTTCACTGTAcaagcaataaataaataaaggctGCTTGTGTGGTAACAGTTTGACATGTACGCTGAGTTTGTTGCAAGATATTTGGTAGAACTTTTTCCTTTCTAAAGTTTACTGACATGGTTATTCCTGTTTTATGTGTATTCCAAAGTGAGTTCCCAATTTTCCAATATCTTTGTTCAAATTTCATTTCACTAAAATGTGACATTCGTTTTACTTTCCAGGTGTTGAGTGTGGAACTGGATCTTTGGTTATGGGCTTTTGGTATACAATGCCCATCTCTTCAACACCATCGGACACTCTCTATCTATTATTGACTACAGAATTTTAGCTCCATCTCCATTGCAGTCTTGCGTTCAAATGATTCTTTTGATTTTGGGATTTGGACATTTATGTGTCAAGGTGTAAAAGTACAGGAATGGAATTATACAGGGTTCTTTTCCCCTGGCAGTGAATATACTTTCTTTAGAGTACAGAGGTTGAATATCAGTTGTTTAAACTCTTTCAATCTTGTTAGATTCCTCTGATTTGACCTACTTACatgttatattttctttaatggTAAATGGTGGCTGGAGAAATGCCTGTTTTTTTTGCTCAAGTGGTCCTCTGTGTCCTGTGTTTTTTATTGCTTTGACTGTTTCCATGATTTTTGTATGGTAGAGACATTGCAACAAGAATGTCTTCTTTAAACCTCATTTCCTAAATGGACTCTGGAAGACGACTCTTTCCTATTTTTAGAGCTTAAGaaatatttcttatctcttaAAAATTTACGAAAGGCAGCAACATTAGGATGATTAGTCCTAGTATGAAGTTTTCCATGTTACGATTCCAAAACGATTTATGGTCTCACAGGTGATACTGAGCTATTTACATTTTCCGGAACATGTTTACATCTTTAGATGCTTAGGAGGTCTAGTTAGACTACATGCATCTCAGTTTTGCTTCTTTCAACTTGGTCATATCTTTCAGCAGTAGCTGTGCCGGTACATGCATATCCCCTGCTCAAGAACGAGCATCCATGTTGCAGCTGCTCCCTTGTTGATCAAGCAAGGGATTTTTGGTGATTGGCAGGCTTCCATCATAAGTACATTGCGGAATTACTGGATTCCTCACTAGTCTTGGCCCAATAGGCACTTTATTGACCTTTGGGCGAATATCCTGCATCAAACAACCAATTCGGTTGGAATAATACAGAACTTCCCATTTATGAAAACCAATAATAGCGGCTGATAtcttagaagtagatttcaataTATCTATATCAGTTACATGTATCTATCATTTTTAATTACCCACCTGATGTGGTTTCATTGACACTTAACAAGGAATTTCCATCCTGGTCATGTGATAATAGCTGATTTTGATGCTAAAAGGATATAAGATTGTGTCAGACTAGACTGCCTTTGCTTTATCTTCCATGAAATAAGAAACGAGAAAGCTATTTGTGTACACAGCTTATTTGTCTGATATTCCTGTAAGGTACTTACATAAGCATAGCACAGGAAAAGAATGCTCTTAGAAAGAAATTTGGAGGCCACAGAAATGGAATTTCTTAAATTGTTCAGAAGGAAAAGATTCTGTGGAGTCTAAAGCAACTCGTAATCCTTACAAGTCATTAGTATTTAGCATTATGTGATGGGCATTTAATAAAATCTCGTCTTCATAATTAATTGTCCCTAGCACAACAAGGTTCAGAAATCAGCAAGAAATATGTGACAAACTTACTGATTCAGCATTAGCATATAAACTGTAGCAGAATAGATATTTATTTTGCTAGTATAAACTCCAAGTTATTTAGTAAAACATGAGACTCCTTGGATACACACAACAGATGACCTTGTTGGCTACTTTTTGTTTCAGATTGAATTCAATGAACTGGAAAAAATTTACTACTTGTGGTTTATCTCTGTAGTTATCTACTTGTTCTACTTAGGGTGCCAGAATCATATCATGTTAGGTCTAAGTATTCACATGGTGATTACTGATGCTATGCTATAGATTGCTGTTCTACCTCTGAAAGTATAACTTAGTGCGGATTTCAGTTATTGCATGGGAATTGTAGGTTGCAATTACTATCAGAGAGGATGTTCCTATATGATATCTTGACTTAGTATGAATCTTGCCATGGATTACTCATGCTTAGTAGCCTAGAGCCCCAGAAGATATAGCAATTACAGAGATTGGAGTCACTAGATGGTGGTCACCTTTATTGGACTTGTAGGTTGCAACTCTTATAATTTACCATGACTGAACTCAGAAAACTTCTAATAATACCTGGTCAAAAATAGCAGTTGGAATGGCAAGGGTGGCAACAGCATTAGGGGCATCAACAATTCCTGAAATCCTTCCTTCACAGGGACAGCACGAAAGTAGAAGATAAACCTGATAGCACCAACATCATGGTGGTCACAGAAATTATTAGTGTCACATTTACTCAAATTTCCTTACTCTCCTGGATATTAATGTTATCTATTCCTGGGAATCTTCTGTTACAAGGGAATAtttagggagagatttttaaTACCTGTTCCTTTGTGTAGCCAAATTTTGAGAGGTAATCAATTGCATTTAGTACTGCACGCTTGTATGCAACACTGGCATCAAGATAGTGCTGTTGTCCACTTTCATCTACACTGATGCCCTCAAACACCAACCACTCTGAGAATCTTGGCTCCATGGGCCCTATCTCAAATATTGGGTTTACATGTAGTGGTGTGGGTCCCATCGGAGTGAGATATTCTTTCATTCCGTTTCTTATAATTTCACACCTGTTTACAGGCGAAACGATGTAAATCTAATGTCTGGTACAGGTCCATTGTTAGCTTACAAATGCAGATGTATAGCGCATAGAAAGTAAAGCACTTGATGCAAAAAGAGTGGTGCTTAAGGAGATCTCTCTTGTGTTCATGCTGAAATGAAGAG comes from Capsicum annuum cultivar UCD-10X-F1 chromosome 2, UCD10Xv1.1, whole genome shotgun sequence and encodes:
- the LOC107860202 gene encoding queuosine salvage protein, which produces MEQVRSTTAWVATQSSHVTVDFSGIEKVAETMKNSIPKVEWDFEGIHYFDNGPLTVQYLLVLDTLNFCFWPDEEMSYDHLASGLKATLESDKSAFDADRLQKYTGPQLRKMLNWSRPLPLEDERVRLLHEVGLELEKSFEGKASKLVESCDNSAAKLVALMTSHFPGFRDHTVYKGHQIFLYKRAQIFAADLWGAFKGQGYGDFEDISSITIFADYIVPAVLQQLGVLRYRSSLDNIIKKNTEIISGSEEEVELRACSVYAVEKIKELISKKTGKQVLSVELDLWLWAFGIQCPSLQHHRTLSIYY